One segment of Anopheles stephensi strain Indian chromosome 3, UCI_ANSTEP_V1.0, whole genome shotgun sequence DNA contains the following:
- the LOC118514500 gene encoding uncharacterized protein LOC118514500 translates to MASAAEKDASAVEINIEDGATDVPDTGRATARQLLAANGRNNRSRPNSRSPSGRSKRDTEKARTDAIPLLPVPNESNLPRQEPPIAGPEMDDEDSLDNGVDLDDPKSNRGIDSGFLDPIDNGSVDTGGVTRPGRRGGRRNQTPTRPTYRPGFAPGFDADGTRVIETTDSGQIIPDVNVYQQKKNLAQGMMDLALLSANANQLRYVLESYKRHPYFYVNLIFISTSIIAQVVVGIGLIWKSRYNIKNENDFCKADRINNLITIGIFIITLVNVLISAFGVAEPQAVV, encoded by the exons ATGGCCTCCGCGGCGGAAAAAGATGCATCAGCAGTCGAAATAAACATCGAGGACGGTGCGACCGATGTGCCAGATACTGGACGGGCCACCGCCAGACAGCTGCTGGCCGCCAACGGTCGTAACAATCGAAGCCGGCCGAATAGT CGATCCCCATCGGGCCGATCGAAGCGTGATACGGAAAAAGCCCGCACCGATGCAATTCCATTGCTGCCCGTCCCGAACGAGTCCAATCTGCCACGCCAGGAACCGCCGATCGCTGGGCCCGAAATGGATGATGAAGATTCGCTGGACAATGGCGTCGATTTGGACGATCCCAAGAGCAACCGGGGCATTGACAGTGGATTTTTGGACCCGATCGATAATGGGTCGGTCGATACGGGAGGTGTAACGCGTCCGGGACGTCGGGGAGGTCGTCGCAATCAGACACCAACGCGTCCCACCTATCGGCCAGGATTTGCGCCCGGTTTTGATGCAGACGGAACACGTGTT ATTGAAACCACCGACAGTGGACAGATCATACCGGACGTGAATGTGtaccagcagaagaagaacctTGCCCAGGGTATGATGGATTTAGCGCTGCTGTCCGCCAATGCAAACCAGCTCCGTTACGTGCTCGAATCGTACAAACGACATCCGTACTTCTACGTCAATCTGATCTTCATCTCGACCAGCATTATCGCGCAGGTTGTGGTCGGTATCGGACTGATCTGGAAGAGTCGGTATAACATCAAGAATGAGAATGACTTTTGTAAGGCAGATCGAATCAATAATCTCATCACGATCGGCATCTTCATCATTACGCTCGTGAACGTGCTCATATCGGCGTTTGGTGTGGCGGAACCGCAAGCCGTTGTGTGA
- the LOC118514627 gene encoding ninjurin-1-like: MALSINDGSLPPTVEQGAGLPLPEVIPNVNVYQQKKTLAQGMMDLALLSANANQLRYVLETYERHPYYIFSLIFISVSLLVQVAVGVGLIMNSRYDVNDRKEICKANKINDLITIGIFVITLVNVLISAFGVAPRAS, from the exons ATGGCGCTAAGCATCAACGATGGATCACTGCCGCCGACC GTCGAACAAGGGGCCGGTTTACCACTGCCCGAGGTAATACCGAACGTCAATGTGTACCAGCAGAAGAAAACGTTGGCCCAGGGTATGATGGATTTGGCGCTACTGTCCGCCAACGCTAACCAGCTGCGGTACGTGCTGGAAACGTACGAGCGCCATCCGTACTACATCTTCAGCCTCATCTTTATCTCGGTCAGCCTGCTGGTGCAGGTGGCGGTCGGTGTCGGGCTGATCATGAACAGCCGGTACGACGTGAACGATCGGAAGGAGATATGCAAGGCAAACAAGATCAACGACCTCATCACGATCGGCATCTTTGTCATTACGCTGGTGAATGTGTTAATCTCCGCGTTTGGGGTTGCCCCACGTGCATCGTAG
- the LOC118514626 gene encoding ficolin-1-like, whose product MKPLLVLLLLFCSSSTEPVVPNPPPSQQAGFAFEMLLAKLDLMEHHSLDKQLQTEEKLTVLSSRVDQLVRSVENLSWIVQNTADTVHQLGLNGKHMQQNITFIQRDLTELLAGQKLTATTHQMGEYFLTNSRNTSSPSWSGDERHYTNYRSCNKIPFKRSGVYRIRPESPFKQPIMVLCDQEFESGGWTVIQHRFDGSINFYRGWKDYTEGFGNLDGEFWLGLERIHQLSAMEPHELVILLEDFDGNKTVARYDLFQIGTEVQKYRLMTLGGYSGTAGDSLSDLKGNSFSTQDMDNDTWDKNCAVSYHGAWWYAACHQSNLNGKYLRGQTNEFATGMVWKAFRGYHYALKSSKMMIRPKAKN is encoded by the exons ATGAAACCTTTGCTTGTGCTTTTACTTCTGTTCTGTAGTAGCAGTACCGAACCGGTCGTACCGAATCCACCACCGTCTCAGCAAGCAGGATTTGCATTTGAGATGCTGTTGGCGAAACTGGACCTTATGGAGCATCACTCTCTAGATAAACAACTTCAAACTGAGGAAAAACTTACAGTTCTAAGCTCGCGAGTCGATCAGCTTGTTAGGTCCGTGGAAAACTTGTCCTGGATTGTGCAAAACACGGCGGACACGGTGCATCAGCTCGGATTGAACGGGAAGCACATGCAACAAAATATTACCTTCATTCAGCGCGATCTTACCGAGCTGCTTGCAGGCCAGAAGCTTACAGCTACAACACACCAGATGGGAGAATATTTCCTTACCAACAGCCGCAACACATCGAGCCCTTCGTGGAGCGGTGATGAACGCCACTACACCAACTACAGATCGTGCAACAAGATTCCGTTCAAACGATCGGGCGTGTATCGAATCCGTCCCGAAAGTCCCTTCAAGCAACCGATAATGGTGCTGTGCGATCAGGAGTTTGAATCCGGCGGCTGGACCGTCATTCAGCACCGGTTCGATGGTTCGATCAATTTCTACCGCGGATGGAAGGATTACACCGAAGGGTTCGGCAATTTGGATGGTGAGTTTTGGCTAGGGTTGGAACGCATCCATCAGCTCAGCGCGATGGAACCACACGAGCTGGTGATTCTGCTGGAGGACTTCGATGGCAATAAGACGGTTGCCCGGTACGATCTGTTTCAAATCGGTACCGAGGTTCAGAAGTACCGGCTTATGACGCTGGGCGGATACAGCGGTACGGCCGGTGATTCGTTGAGTGATTTGAAGGGCAATTCGTTTAGCACGCAGGACATGGATAATGATACGTGGGATAAGAACTGTGCCGTCAGTTACCATGGTGCTTGGTGGTATGCTGCCTGCCATCAGAG CAACTTGAATGGAAAATATCTGCGCGGACAAACGAATGAGTTTGCAACGGGGATGGTGTGGAAAGCGTTCCGTGGGTATCACTATGCGTTGAAATCTTCCAAAATGATGATCAGACCCAAAGCGAAAAATTAG